A region from the Brassica napus cultivar Da-Ae chromosome C8, Da-Ae, whole genome shotgun sequence genome encodes:
- the BNAC08G23610D gene encoding uncharacterized protein BNAC08G23610D isoform X1, which produces MESSLGFMAVFAVSGSVVFVASQFHKRLLSDYLDKFELEILHFVLGSPDNAVIKKKVRFAADVVEPSGNNKEYRRRHSSKAKFNRELKLAATI; this is translated from the exons ATGGAGAGTTCGTTAGGTTTCATGGCTGTTTTCGCCGTCTCAGGAAGCGTGGTGTTCGTTGCAAGTCAATTCCACAAGCGTCTCCTCTCCGATTACTTGGACAAGTTCGAACTTGAAATCC TTCATTTTGTTTTAGGATCACCAGACAATGCGGTGATAAAGAAGAAGGTGAGATTCGCGGCGGATGTGGTGGAGCCTTCCGGGAATAACAAAGAGTATCGCCGGAGACACTCCTCCAAGGCTAAATTCAATAGGGAATTGAAGTTGGCGGCAACTATTTGA
- the BNAC08G23610D gene encoding uncharacterized protein BNAC08G23610D isoform X2 → MESSLGFMAVFAVSGSVVFVASQFHKRLLSDYLDKFELEIRSPDNAVIKKKVRFAADVVEPSGNNKEYRRRHSSKAKFNRELKLAATI, encoded by the exons ATGGAGAGTTCGTTAGGTTTCATGGCTGTTTTCGCCGTCTCAGGAAGCGTGGTGTTCGTTGCAAGTCAATTCCACAAGCGTCTCCTCTCCGATTACTTGGACAAGTTCGAACTTGAAATCC GATCACCAGACAATGCGGTGATAAAGAAGAAGGTGAGATTCGCGGCGGATGTGGTGGAGCCTTCCGGGAATAACAAAGAGTATCGCCGGAGACACTCCTCCAAGGCTAAATTCAATAGGGAATTGAAGTTGGCGGCAACTATTTGA